From a single Streptomyces sp. NBC_01264 genomic region:
- a CDS encoding urease subunit alpha encodes MAEISRQVYADLFGPTTGDRIRLADTDLFVEIEQDLAGGPGRAGDEAVFGGGKVIRESMGQARTTRAEGAADTVITGVVILDHWGIVKADVGIRDGRICGIGKAGNPDTMDGVDRALVIGPETEIIAGNGKILTAGAVDAHVHFISPTVIDEALASGVTTLVGGGTGPAEGTKATTVTPGPWHLARMFAALEAHPVNIGLLGKGNTMSREGMYSQLRGGAIGFKLHEDWGSTPAVIDACLTVCEETGAQAAIHTDTLNEAGFVADTLAAIGGRTIHSYHTEGAGGGHAPDIITVVSEPNILPSSTNPTRPHTVNTVEEHLDMLMVCHHLNPAVPEDLAFAESRIRPSTIAAEDVLHDLGAISIISSDAQAMGRVGEVVLRTWQTAHVMKKRRGSLPGDGPADNHRARRYVAKYTINPAVAQGLAREIGSVETGKLADLVLWKPAFFGVKPELVIKGGQIAYAQMGDANASIPTPQPVLPRPMFGAYGRAPGLNSVNFTSQAALDDGLPERLGLGKEFVAIESTRKVTKADMRNNDAMPRVEVDADTFTVTIDGEVVEPTPAAELPMAQRYFLF; translated from the coding sequence ATGGCTGAGATATCGCGCCAGGTCTACGCCGACCTCTTCGGGCCCACCACGGGCGACCGCATCCGCCTCGCCGACACGGACCTCTTCGTCGAGATCGAGCAGGACCTCGCCGGCGGCCCCGGCCGGGCCGGCGACGAGGCCGTCTTCGGCGGCGGCAAGGTCATCCGTGAATCCATGGGGCAGGCCCGCACCACCCGCGCCGAAGGGGCCGCCGACACCGTCATCACCGGAGTGGTGATCCTCGACCACTGGGGCATCGTCAAGGCCGACGTGGGCATCCGCGACGGCCGGATCTGCGGCATCGGCAAGGCCGGCAACCCCGACACCATGGACGGCGTCGACCGGGCGCTGGTGATCGGCCCCGAGACCGAGATCATCGCCGGCAACGGGAAGATCCTCACTGCCGGAGCCGTCGACGCCCACGTGCACTTCATCTCCCCGACCGTGATCGACGAGGCCCTCGCCTCCGGCGTCACCACCCTCGTCGGCGGCGGCACCGGCCCCGCCGAGGGCACCAAGGCCACCACCGTCACCCCCGGGCCCTGGCACCTGGCCCGGATGTTCGCCGCGCTGGAGGCCCACCCCGTCAACATCGGCCTGCTCGGCAAGGGCAACACCATGTCCCGCGAGGGCATGTACTCCCAACTGCGCGGCGGAGCAATCGGATTCAAGCTCCACGAGGACTGGGGATCCACCCCCGCCGTCATCGATGCCTGCCTCACCGTCTGCGAGGAGACCGGCGCCCAGGCCGCCATCCACACCGACACCCTCAACGAGGCCGGGTTCGTCGCCGACACCCTCGCCGCCATCGGCGGCCGCACCATCCACTCGTACCACACCGAAGGCGCCGGAGGTGGGCACGCCCCCGACATCATCACCGTGGTCTCCGAGCCGAACATCCTGCCCAGCTCCACGAATCCGACCCGGCCGCACACCGTCAACACCGTCGAGGAACACCTCGACATGCTGATGGTCTGCCACCACCTCAACCCGGCCGTCCCCGAGGACCTGGCCTTCGCCGAGTCCCGGATCCGCCCCTCCACCATCGCCGCCGAGGACGTCCTGCACGACCTCGGAGCCATCTCGATCATCTCCTCCGACGCCCAGGCCATGGGCCGCGTCGGCGAGGTCGTCCTGCGCACCTGGCAGACGGCCCACGTGATGAAGAAGCGCCGGGGTTCCCTCCCCGGAGACGGCCCCGCCGACAACCACCGGGCCCGGCGCTACGTCGCCAAGTACACGATCAACCCCGCCGTCGCCCAGGGCCTGGCCCGCGAGATCGGCTCCGTCGAGACCGGCAAGCTGGCCGACCTGGTGCTGTGGAAGCCCGCCTTCTTCGGGGTCAAGCCCGAACTGGTCATCAAGGGAGGCCAGATCGCCTACGCGCAGATGGGCGATGCCAACGCCTCCATCCCCACCCCGCAGCCGGTCCTGCCGCGCCCGATGTTCGGGGCGTACGGGCGGGCCCCCGGGCTCAACTCGGTCAACTTCACCTCCCAGGCGGCCCTCGACGACGGACTGCCCGAACGCCTCGGGCTCGGCAAGGAGTTCGTCGCCATCGAGAGCACCCGCAAGGTGACGAAGGCGGACATGCGCAACAACGACGCCATGCCGCGGGTGGAAGTCGACGCCGACACCTTCACCGTCACCATCGACGGAGAGGTCGTGGAACCGACCCCGGCGGCGGAACTCCCCATGGCCCAACGCTACTTCCTTTTCTGA